The genomic interval AAAAAAACTGAGCCTGAAAAACAGCAACCCAAGAAAACAAAACCGTCACACAAGCCGAATACAGCAGTCATTGTTGCTTTGATTGGTTTGGCTGGTACAATTATTGCCGCGTTGCTTGGCTCGCCGATAGTTGAAGAATGGTTTCCTCTCGCACCCTCTGCAACCGAAACAATAACGGTCACTGCTACATTGACATCTCGCCCAGCCACTCCATCGCCAACAGTGACATTTGCCCCTGAACCAAAATTCACAATCGTAGACCCACAAGAGGTATTGGAAATAGCTCCAAGTTTGAGAACTTTGGGGCAATTGGCTGTTGAGAAATATTCAACAGAAGAGCGAAACAGAATCAATAGTACATTACCTTTCACGGTTAACTCGACTACTGATGTTCCGATTCTTTGGCGCTGGTTTTGGTGTGCAGTGACCGACGAGGTGTTGGAGCAAAACATGACAAAGATCAGCATCATCTTTGATGCGGATGGTCAGGTGATTCCGCAGGAACAGCTAGCAACAGTCATATTTGAGAATTCTGATCCCATCTATGAAGGTTGGAAGTGTCGGACTTACGAGACCGTCATGCGAGATTGGAAGCCAGGGACTTACGTATTTACTCAGACGATGACCATTTCACAGGCAATTAACGATGGCAGAGAAACATTCGAGGCAGGCTATAAGATTTACGAATATACTGTGAATATATCAGCCGAGTAAAACTTTCCAGAACAAAATCAACCTCCCCCGTAGCGTGAACCGCATTTCAAACGATGGACGATAAACCACAGCCAACGGTCAATCGTCCATTGTCTTTTTCATCAGTTATAATCCCCTCACCCAAAACTGATCACTAATCACTAATCACTGATAACTCATGTCTTCAACTTTCCAATCCATCATCCTCAACCTCCAATCCTTCTGGGCATCGCACGGATGCCTGATCACCCAGCCCTACTACACCCAAGTCGGCGCAGGGACGATGAACCCGTCCACCTTCCTGCGCGTGCTCGGACCCGAACCGTGGAATGTGGCGTACGTCGAGCCGTCTGTCCGCCCCGATGACGGGCGTTATGGCGAGAACCCGAATCGCTTTCAGAAGCACACGCAGTTTCAAGTCATCCTCAAGCCCGATACAGGAAATCCGCAAGAGTTGTATCTCGACTCGCTCAAGGCGCTCGGCATTGACCCGCGTCAGCACGACATCCGCTTTGTGGAGGACAACTGGGAACAGCCCGCCATCGCCGCGTGGGGTTTGGGTTGGGAGGTCTGGCTCGACGGGCAGGAGATCACGCAGTTCACCTACTTCCAGCAGATGGGCGGCGTGGCGCTCAACCCCGTCTCGGTCGAGATCACCTATGGGCTTGAACGCATCCTCATCGCGCTCAACAACGCCAAAGCCATCTGGGACGAAGAGTGGGGCGCAGGCGTCACCTACGGCGAGATCATCCGCCGCGAAGAGTTCGAACATTCCAAATATTATTACGAAGTCGCCGACGTCGAGCGTGCCCGTCAGATGTACGATCTTTTCTCCGCCGAAGCCGACGCCTGTCTCGCGCAAGGTTTGCTCGTTCCCGCGCACGATTATGTCCTCAAGTCCTCGCACACCTTCAACATCCTCGACGCCCGCGGCGCGATCTCTGTCGCCGAACGTCAGGCGTTTTTCAGACGGATGCGCGAACTCGCCCGCCGCGTCGCGGAGGGATATGAGGAACAGCGCAAAGAGTTGGAGTATCCGCTCTTGAAAGAGAGTCAAAAGTCAAAGGTTACAGGTCAAAACCTTCCTGCGACTTTCGACCTTCGACCTTCGACCTTCGTTTTGGAAATTGGAGTTGAGGAACTCCCCGCCGCCGATGTGGACTCCGCCCAAGCGTATCTCGTAACTCGCATCCCGAATCTCCTCGACGAACTTTATCTTGAACACGAAAATATCCGCATCTACGCAACCCCGCGTCGACTCGCCATTGCGGTTGATTCACTTTCCCCGACTCAGCCCGACCGTGAAGAGGAGGTCAAAGGTCCCCCCGCGGATAAAGCCATCGTACGACAAACTTCCAGTTTGTCTGCGGGTCAAACTGGAAGTTTGACTTACACTCAAGCGGCGATTGGCTTTGCAAAGAAAAACGGAATCAACGTCGAAGACCTCCAAGTCCGCGAACACGCGCAAGCGGGGGGCAAATACGTTTTCGCCGTCGTCAAACAAAAGGGACGCCCGACTCCCGAAGTGTTAGCCGAAGCGTTGCCGAAACTCATCGCTGAAATCAAATTTGAAAAATCCATGCGCTGGAATGATTCAGGCGTTTCATTCTCGCGTCCGATTCGCTGGTATGTGGCATTGTTCGGTGATATGGTCATTCCGTTTGAATATGCAGGCGTGGTTTCAAGCAACACCTCACGCGGACTTCGCCCATACGACTCTCCCGAAATCAAAATCCCCTCGGCAGATAAATACTTCGGTATTATCCGTGAAGCAGGAATCATCCTCGATAAAGAAGAACGCAAAGCATCCATCGTGGAGCAGGTCAAACAAGCCGCGTCGCTGGTCGGTGGGGAAGCGCTCATCGAAGATGGACTGCTCAACGAAGTCGCCAACCTCATCGAAATGCCCACCGCCGTCATGGGCGGATTCTACGATGAATTCCTCTCATTGCCGCGTGATGTGCTGATCTCGGTGATGAAGAAACACCAGAGATACTTTCCAGTCCAGTCAAAAGTCGAAGGTCAAAAGTCGGGCGACCCTTCGATCTTCGACCTTCGACCTTCAACCTTGCTCCCGCACTTCATCGCCATCCGCAACGGAGACGACATCGGCGTGGACATCGTCCGTCAGGGCAACGAACACGTTTTGAGCGCGCGCTTCACCGACGCCAACTTCTTCGTCCGCGAAGACCTCAAACTCAAACTGGAAGAGTTCCGCCCAAAACTCGCCTCGTTGACCTTCCACACCAAACTCGGCTCGATGCTCGATAAATCGGACCGCATCCTGAAACTTGGCGCGGAGATCGGCGCGTTGTTAGGATATCAAGGCGACTTGAATACGATCAAGCATCTCGGACGCGCCGCGTATCTTTGTAAAGCAGACCTTGCAACGCAAATGGTTACCGAAATGACATCGTTGCAAGGAATCATCGGCGGTGAATATGCACTGCGGAGCGGAGAGGCTCCAGAGGTGGCGCAAGCGATCGCCGAACAATATCAAACCGCGCCGCGTTCGAAGATCGGTTTGGCGGTTGCGCTGACTGATCGAATCGATTCACTCGTCGGGCTTTTTGCCGCAGGGTTGGCTCCCACAGGCGCGAAAGACCCGTTTGGCTTGCGCCGCGCCGCCATTGGGATTGTCCAACCGTTGATCGAACATGATATCGCTGTTGACCTTGCGCTAGCGGTGAAGCGTTCGGCGCTGACACAGCCCATAAAGGTCGACGATGGCACCCAAAATACTATTTTGGAATTCATCGCTGGTCGTTTATCTGTTGTCTTGAAAGACGCTGGTTACAAGCACGATGTGGTCGAAGCCGTGCTTGCGGAGCAGTCCGCCAACCCTGCGGCGTCCGCTCGGGCGGTGAAGCAACTTCAAGCGTGGGTCGGACGCGAGGACTGGTCCACGATCCTGCCCGCGTTTGCGCGTTGTGTCCGCATCACGCGCGATCAGGAAAAGACATTCAAAGTCACCGAGAAAGCCTTTGTCGAAAAAGAAGAAAAAGATTTGTTCGCCGCGTTCCAGAAAACTGTCAAACATCAACCATCAACTGTGGACGAACTATTCGAGATCGTCGTCAAACTAACCCCATCCATCAACGCGTTCTTTGATAAAGTGTTGGTGATGGCAGATGACAAGAAATTGCAGGAGAATCGTCTCGGCTTACTGCAACAAATCGCCGTGCTATCAAAAGGCATCGCCGATCTGAGCAAACTCGAAGGGTTCTAATGACAACAAATTCTGAAATTGTTGAGCGAAACTTCGCCTTATCAAGACAAATTATGAGTTATTTGCTTGACCACCCAAAAGTATTTGAGGTCTTGCCTGATGATTTTGAATTGGTGATATTACCTGAAGATGATCAGGAGATCACCTTATTCAATCTCGAATTACTCAAGAAACATGGCAGGCAGAACAAGCCAGTTGTTTTGGCGCGAGTTAAATCAATTTCGGAAAAAATCACATCCGAACCAAGCATCTTTGTGCCGATTGCCGCTTAACAGGCGAACAAACTCGAAGGCTTCATAAATTAGGGATGCTTAAGAGTTTTGTCTAATCGGACATTGTTGGGTATAATCCCGTCATCGTCAAACGGGGATGCAACCAGCCAATTCGCGCATCGCTCTCTTCGTCAATGCAACGTCTTTTGAAAAGGAGAAAATCATGTCCAAGTCAAAAGTTCGGATCGCTGTTTCCCTGTTGATCGGTATTGTGGTCGTTCTAGCGGTGTTTGCGACTGTGCAAGCGGCGGCATCGCGAGCCAGTCTGAGCGGGGAGCGAGCCTTCACCACCGCAGGCTTGTTGCCCGACATGAGCCACGTTCGGAGCGCGGGCTTCACTGGTCAACAGAACCTCAATTCATATAACGATAGTTCGTATCAAGGTGAAGGCGGTGGTTGCGACCACGACAGTCCAGACGATTAACGTCAGTTGAAGTTCAAAGTTTATAGCAAGGGCAGGCAAATGTCTGCCCTTCTTCTTTTAATGTGTCAAACTCTCGATTGCGTCTATAATTCAGCCACTGCTTACTAATCACTGATAACTGTTTACTTCAACCCCATGTCCACCATTGATGAAATCAAATCCAAAATAGACATCGTTGACCTCGTCTCGGAGGCGGGAGTCAAACTGCGCCACGCGGGGAAGAATTACACGGGGTTCTGCCCGTTTCACGATAACAAACATTCGCCCGCGTTCGTCGTCTGGCCCGAGACGGGGACGTGGCGATGCTTCGGTCAATGCAACGAGGGCGGCGACATCTTCAAGTTCGTGATGAAGCGCGAGGGGTTGGATTTCAAAGAGGCTCTGCAAAAACTCGCCGCGCGCGCAGGCGTGGAATTAAAAGAATACCAGCGCGAAACGCCTGAGCAAAAAGAAGCGTATGAAAATCTCCGCAAGTTGTTGGAAGATGCGATCATTTATTATCGGACTCATCTGTTCAACAACAAGGATATTCTCGATTACCTCCGCACAAAACGCAGATTGACCGACTCAACCATCGAAACATTCGGCTTGGGTTACGCACCCGCAGGCTACGACAACCTCCTCAAACATTTCACCCAACGCGGTTACACCGAACAAGACTTAATTGATTCGGGTATGCTCTCCGTCCGCGAATCGGAATCTCAAGTCTCCAATCTCCAGTCTCGTTCTTTCGACCGCTTCCGCAACCGCATCATGATTCCCATCCGCGACGAGCAGGGACGCATGGCGGGATTCGGCGCGCGCATCGTGGACCCGAACGACGTGCCGAAATTTTTGAACTCGCCCGAAACGCCGATCTTCTCAAAAGGACGCCTGCTCTACGGGCTGGATCGCGCGCGCAAACCGATTCGGACTGCCGACCAAGCGGTCATCGTCGAAGGCTATCTCGATGTCATTGCCTTGCATCAGGCGGGATACGAAAACGTCGTCTCGCCAATGGGCACCGCGTTGACCGAAGACCAGATGCGACTGTTGAAAAAATTCACGCGGCGGATCGTCCTCGCGCTTGATCCTGACACCGCAGGACAGAAAGCCGTGCTACGCGGACTCGACGCGGCGCGTTCAGCCATGGATAAAGAAGGGGAGTTGGGATTTGATGCGCGTGGATTACTAAAAAATGAGTCGCGTTTGCAAGCAGACTTGCGCGTGGCGACCATGCCTGATGACCTCGATCCTGATGAGATCGTCGCGCGCGATAAAGATGAATGGAAGAAGTTGATCGAAGGCGCGAAGCCCATCGTCACGCATGTGATGGAGACTCTCGCGGCGGGACAAAATATCAACGACCCGAAGGTGAAGAATGGTATCGCCGCGCAGGTGCTTCCTTTAATTGAAGACTTGCCCAACGCGTTGGAACGCGACACGTATCGTCAGGCGTTGGCGCGGATGCTGAGAGTGGATGAACGTTCACTACTGGCGACGCAGGCTCAAGGCGGCGTACTGAGCGGGTCGAAGTATCCGCGAGTGAGGCGACCGAGGCAGGTTGAGAAGATTGAAGTCCGCGAATCCGTATCGCCTGTCACAGTGTCGGTTTCGTCCAGTAAAGCGGTCGAGGAATATGTGATCGGCGTGTTGTTCAGAAAGCCCGAGTTGTTGTATCGGCTGGATCGGTCGTTGCAGGAGTTCGGCTTGATCGCGTTGACCGCCGAAGATTTTGACTATACCGACAATCAGTTGTTGTTCGGGTTGATCCGCGAGTCGGTGGAGCAGGATAAAACGGAGCATCACGATTTTGTGGTGGAGGCGTTGCCCGAGTCTCTGCAGGCGCGTTCGCGCGAGTTGGTGAAAGAGGCGGAGAGGCAAAAACAGTTGGATGAAAAATTGCTCGAGGAATTATTGCGCGGCGTGATCAAGTTGCGGCGGGTGGCGGCGGGGGAGAACATCAACCAGTTGCGGTTTTTGCAGGAAGAGGCGCACGAGAGCGGGGATGCGCGCGCATCGTCGTATCAGGACTTGGTGTTACAGCATACGCGGCTGTTGCGCGACCTGGATCAGGCGCACCGAAAAATGGCGGTCAAAAGGTTGGAATAATAAAAGGCTTTTTAACCACAAAGGACACGAAGTACACAAAGTTTTTAAAACTTTAGGGTTTAAACCTTCGTGACCTTTGTGTACTTCGTGGTAAAAACGATTTTTCGTACTCGTAACAATCCAAGTGAGATGGCGTCTGGTAAATGGGACTATGGCAGAACACAAACGGGCCGCATCGGACAATCACCAAAAAGATGAACGAACACCGCGCGACGCGGAATTTTCCGATTCGTCCCTGCCTGTGGACATGGACGCCATGCTGAACGAACTGCCTGAATTGACGCGCGACGATTCTCCAGACCCCGATGTCAACGCGCTTTCGCAACAAGAAGAGTTGCTTGAGGATGAACCGCTCGACCTGAAAGACCCCGCGTTCGCCG from Candidatus Defluviilinea gracilis carries:
- a CDS encoding toll/interleukin-1 receptor domain-containing protein, with protein sequence MTDAKRPLKVFLCHASADKPKVRELYRTLKRRGVQPWLDAEDLIPGQNWEVEIPKALLSSDAIIICLSPNSVDKEGYVQKEIKFALDKAMEMPEGRIFIIPARLEDCDLPFGLKKYQTVNLYEKAGYTKLMQALKLRASQLERAIVELPKKGETTAEIKKVVEEKKPPEPKEEKAEIKTPKPSQDKVGVGGDVSDSVIVSGSGNVINIGEQKKTEPEKQQPKKTKPSHKPNTAVIVALIGLAGTIIAALLGSPIVEEWFPLAPSATETITVTATLTSRPATPSPTVTFAPEPKFTIVDPQEVLEIAPSLRTLGQLAVEKYSTEERNRINSTLPFTVNSTTDVPILWRWFWCAVTDEVLEQNMTKISIIFDADGQVIPQEQLATVIFENSDPIYEGWKCRTYETVMRDWKPGTYVFTQTMTISQAINDGRETFEAGYKIYEYTVNISAE
- a CDS encoding glycine--tRNA ligase subunit beta, with protein sequence MSSTFQSIILNLQSFWASHGCLITQPYYTQVGAGTMNPSTFLRVLGPEPWNVAYVEPSVRPDDGRYGENPNRFQKHTQFQVILKPDTGNPQELYLDSLKALGIDPRQHDIRFVEDNWEQPAIAAWGLGWEVWLDGQEITQFTYFQQMGGVALNPVSVEITYGLERILIALNNAKAIWDEEWGAGVTYGEIIRREEFEHSKYYYEVADVERARQMYDLFSAEADACLAQGLLVPAHDYVLKSSHTFNILDARGAISVAERQAFFRRMRELARRVAEGYEEQRKELEYPLLKESQKSKVTGQNLPATFDLRPSTFVLEIGVEELPAADVDSAQAYLVTRIPNLLDELYLEHENIRIYATPRRLAIAVDSLSPTQPDREEEVKGPPADKAIVRQTSSLSAGQTGSLTYTQAAIGFAKKNGINVEDLQVREHAQAGGKYVFAVVKQKGRPTPEVLAEALPKLIAEIKFEKSMRWNDSGVSFSRPIRWYVALFGDMVIPFEYAGVVSSNTSRGLRPYDSPEIKIPSADKYFGIIREAGIILDKEERKASIVEQVKQAASLVGGEALIEDGLLNEVANLIEMPTAVMGGFYDEFLSLPRDVLISVMKKHQRYFPVQSKVEGQKSGDPSIFDLRPSTLLPHFIAIRNGDDIGVDIVRQGNEHVLSARFTDANFFVREDLKLKLEEFRPKLASLTFHTKLGSMLDKSDRILKLGAEIGALLGYQGDLNTIKHLGRAAYLCKADLATQMVTEMTSLQGIIGGEYALRSGEAPEVAQAIAEQYQTAPRSKIGLAVALTDRIDSLVGLFAAGLAPTGAKDPFGLRRAAIGIVQPLIEHDIAVDLALAVKRSALTQPIKVDDGTQNTILEFIAGRLSVVLKDAGYKHDVVEAVLAEQSANPAASARAVKQLQAWVGREDWSTILPAFARCVRITRDQEKTFKVTEKAFVEKEEKDLFAAFQKTVKHQPSTVDELFEIVVKLTPSINAFFDKVLVMADDKKLQENRLGLLQQIAVLSKGIADLSKLEGF
- a CDS encoding DNA primase; amino-acid sequence: MSTIDEIKSKIDIVDLVSEAGVKLRHAGKNYTGFCPFHDNKHSPAFVVWPETGTWRCFGQCNEGGDIFKFVMKREGLDFKEALQKLAARAGVELKEYQRETPEQKEAYENLRKLLEDAIIYYRTHLFNNKDILDYLRTKRRLTDSTIETFGLGYAPAGYDNLLKHFTQRGYTEQDLIDSGMLSVRESESQVSNLQSRSFDRFRNRIMIPIRDEQGRMAGFGARIVDPNDVPKFLNSPETPIFSKGRLLYGLDRARKPIRTADQAVIVEGYLDVIALHQAGYENVVSPMGTALTEDQMRLLKKFTRRIVLALDPDTAGQKAVLRGLDAARSAMDKEGELGFDARGLLKNESRLQADLRVATMPDDLDPDEIVARDKDEWKKLIEGAKPIVTHVMETLAAGQNINDPKVKNGIAAQVLPLIEDLPNALERDTYRQALARMLRVDERSLLATQAQGGVLSGSKYPRVRRPRQVEKIEVRESVSPVTVSVSSSKAVEEYVIGVLFRKPELLYRLDRSLQEFGLIALTAEDFDYTDNQLLFGLIRESVEQDKTEHHDFVVEALPESLQARSRELVKEAERQKQLDEKLLEELLRGVIKLRRVAAGENINQLRFLQEEAHESGDARASSYQDLVLQHTRLLRDLDQAHRKMAVKRLE